The following are encoded together in the Patagioenas fasciata isolate bPatFas1 chromosome 7, bPatFas1.hap1, whole genome shotgun sequence genome:
- the RPL37A gene encoding large ribosomal subunit protein eL43, protein MDPLRVPSAPLSAATPSLPAATAHSAPAQLSFLSSRRAGRRMAKRTKKVGIVGKYGTRYGASLRKMVKKIEISQHAKYTCSFCGKTKMKRKAVGIWHCGSCMKTVAGGAWTYNTTSAVTVKSAIRRLKELKDQ, encoded by the exons ATGGACCCACTCCGAGTCCCATCCGCTCCACTCTCTGCTGCCACCCCGTCACTTCCGGCAGCGACGGCTCATAGCGCGCCTGCGCAGTTGAGCTTTCTCTCTTCGCGTCGCGCCGGCAGGAGGATG GCTAAGCGCACCAAGAAGGTTGGGATTGTGGGTAAATATGGTACCCGTTATGGAGCGTCCCTTAGGAAGATGGTGAAGAAGATAGAAATTAGCCAGCATGCCAAGTATACCTGCTCCTTCTGTGGCAAG ACCAAAATGAAGAGGAAGGCTGTGGGTATCTGGCACTGTGGATCCTGCATGAAGACAGTTGCTGGTGGTGCCTGGACATACAA TACCACCTCTGCAGTGACAGTCAAATCTGCCATCAGAAGactgaaggaattgaaagaccagTAG